The following proteins are encoded in a genomic region of Primulina huaijiensis isolate GDHJ02 chromosome 3, ASM1229523v2, whole genome shotgun sequence:
- the LOC140974555 gene encoding uncharacterized protein — MGVKRPFEEEFPELSLKQHKQFDQENKIILCEEDFPSAFTSPNTDSFGEADSGYYKLRHDRRLYGVHTDTAPVDDKELETSAPLSWVTSSSSEEDTGLEDATFGSYFQPYFDFSIPFQFPEQLENPYFSLFSCSPRKEIPIGPDRQAEGLPWGVNVTDSLHYFNSGNRTQQKPTGTCNVPIPDDSNFESSLFNYVSKEVPVGPDHQAEVLPWDRNLPKDCLGSDVRQQRLMGTCVTPMPDDSIVNGAKVGQGRTDCCCPDVGSMRCVRQHVKGARETFREVIGEESFSELGFYDMGEEVACRWNANDEHLFHEIIFSNPSSRGRNFWKHLSAAFPTRTKNEIVSYYFNVFMLRKRATQNRSLLLEIDSDDDEWKDAHGGDLCENRLHLMDSDMDDDYMDDDDDDEQVGACGELCEVGGARDDSIIESFGNQDLDRSRGQSTSSESENVCADDSVIQCDGTSNGNGHVDK; from the coding sequence GTGAAGCTGACAGCGGCTATTATAAGTTACGACATGATAGGAGGCTCTACGGAGTCCACACTGATACTGCACCTGTGGATGACAAGGAATTAGAGACAAGTGCTCCCTTGTCATGGGTCACCAGCAGCAGTAGTGAGGAAGATACAGGGCTGGAGGATGCCACGTTCGGGTCTTATTTTCAACCATATTTTGACTTCAGCATACCTTTCCAGTTCCCAGAACAGTTGGAGAATCCATACTTTTCGTTGTTCAGTTGTTCTCCTAGAAAAGAAATTCCCATTGGACCAGATCGTCAAGCTGAAGGTCTTCCTTGGGGTGTGAATGTTACTGATTCATTACATTACTTCAATTCTGGCAACCGTACGCAGCAAAAACCAACTGGAACTTGTAATGTGCCAATTCCCGatgattcaaattttgaatcatCTCTATTCAATTATGTTAGTAAAGAAGTTCCTGTTGGACCAGATCATCAAGCTGAAGTTCTGCCATGGGACAGGAACCTTCCTAAAGATTGTTTGGGTTCTGATGTCAGGCAGCAAAGGCTTATGGGAACTTGTGTTACTCCAATGCCTGATGATTCAATCGTAAACGGAGCTAAAGTTGGACAAGGCAGAACAGATTGTTGCTGCCCAGATGTGGGATCCATGAGATGTGTGCGTCAACATGTCAAGGGAGCGAGAGAAACATTTAGAGAGGTCATTGGTGAAGAGAGTTTCTCAGAGCTGGGTTTTTATGACATGGGTGAGGAAGTGGCATGCAGGTGGAATGCAAATGATGAACACCTTTTCCATGAGATCATATTCTCTAATCCCAGTTCACGTGGTAGAAATTTTTGGAAACACCTCAGTGCAGCTTTCCCAACGCGaacgaaaaatgaaatagtaagttATTATTTCAATGTCTTCATGCTCCGGAAGCGGGCTACACAAAACCGGTCTTTGTTGCTGGAGATAGATAGTGATGACGATGAGTGGAAAGATGCTCATGGAGGAGATTTGTGTGAGAACCGATTGCATTTGATGGATTCAGATATGGATGATGATTATatggatgatgatgatgatgatgaacaAGTGGGAGCCTGTGGAGAATTATGTGAAGTTGGAGGGGCACGCGATGACTCCATAATTGAGTCATTTGGTAATCAAGATTTGGATCGTAGCCGTGGGCAAAGCACGTCGTCTGAGTCTGAAAATGTCTGTGCAGATGATAGCGTAATTCAATGCGATGGAACTTCGAATGGCAATGGCCATGTAGATAAATAA